One window from the genome of Macrobrachium nipponense isolate FS-2020 chromosome 49, ASM1510439v2, whole genome shotgun sequence encodes:
- the LOC135205249 gene encoding protein no-on-transient A-like has product MLSAAAPWFGLQGRQPEDKLEKALCCIQQMEKLWKEEQELKLTMEIKWQQAMQEKEEELKEDKAKEVLSNREWRRKQAEALRKQDKFLLMRLFNGITHRNNLLENTGKEEDERNEQENGSHQEYCCEPRRENRILKKLVVSRQIKVQQQRACYTRRTKVEQWSASHKGSFRIVGGGGGGGGGGGGGGGGGGGGGGDFGCHLS; this is encoded by the exons ATGCTTTCTGCTGCTGCACCTTGGTTTGGCCTGCAAGGTCGGCAGCCAGAAGATAAATTAGAGAAGGCCCTCTGTTGCATTCAACAAATGGAGAAGTTATGGAAAGAGGAACAAGAGTTGAAACTAACAATGGAAATTAAGTGGCAACAGGCAATgcaggaaaaggaggaagaactGA AGGAAGATAAGGCAAAGGAGGTACTAAGCAACAGAGAATGGCGAAGAAAGCAGGCAGAAGCTCTGAGGAAGCAAGATAAATTCTTGTTGATGAGGCTTTTCAATGGAATTACTCACAGAAATAACCTGTTAGAAAATACAGGAAAGGAAGAGGATGaaagaaatgaacaagaaaatggaAGTCACCAGGAGTACTGCTGTGAACCAAGAAGAGAAAACAGGATACTTAAAAAATTAGTGGTCAGCC GCCAAATCAAGGTGCAGCAGCAGAGAGCATGCTACACAAG AAGAACCAAGGTGGAGCAGTGGAGTGCAAGCCACAAAGGGTCTTTTAgaatagtaggaggaggaggaggaggaggaggaggaggaggaggaggaggaggaggaggaggaggaggaggaggagactttgGGTGCCACTTAAgttga